The genomic interval GCGCGCACTATAACCCTGCGGCCTTTGTCAGGTTGACCCTGAACCTGTCGCGTCGCCGCTGATACCGGCGTGTCATTTCCGCGCTCGCATGACCAAGCTGCTTCTGTACAAATCGCTCATCGACCTCTGCAGAGGAGGCGAGACCGGCCCGGAGCGAGTGGCCCGAGAACAGGGCAGGGCGGTCCTTTTCGGGCAGATCACCGCGGAGCCCGGCGGCATCGGCGGCACGCTTTACAAGTCGCGCGACCTCGCGGTCGTTCAGACGCAGCGGCCCAGGCTCCTTCCCCTGTCCCGTGATGCGGCGGAACAGCGGGCCTTGGCTGATGCGCGCGAGTTTCAGCCAGGTTTCGAGTGCAGCGACAGGACAGGTCGCGGCCGATGATCCGCGCCCGATCTCGACCTCGCGCCAACCGGTCTTGCCGCGAAGGGTCACCAGCAGGCCGGCGGGCAGCACCTCGATCCAACCGCGTCCGTCTTCGGTCTGGCCACGGCCGGCATCCAGCCCGGTGATCTCGGAGCGCCGCAACCCGCCGGCAAAGCCGACCAGCAGCATCGCCCGGTCGCGCAATCCGCGAAGAGTGCCGCGAGCACAGGTTTCGAGCATCGCTAGCAGATCCTCTGGCAGGATCGCCTCCTTCTGTCGGGGCGGGGCTGCATGGCTATTGCGGATCCCGGCCAGGACCGTAGCGATGTGGCGGTCGCGCCGGGCGAGGCTCAGGCCGCGCTGCGTATAGGCCCAGACGAGCGCCGACAGCCGCCGTTCGATGGTCGAGACTGCGTTCTTGCGGCCACCGACCGATTTCGCACCGCTGGCGCAGGCGGTGATGTAAAGGCCGACCGCCTGCGGATCGGGCACGGACGCATCCAATCCCTCGCGCCGACACCAGCCGGCAAAATGCTTCCAGTCGGCGGCATAGGCCTTGCGGGTATTGGCCGAACTCGCCGCCTCGGCATAGCTGCGCGCCCGCTCGGCCAGGTCGCGCAGGGCAGGGGGCTGGTGATCGGGCAGGGCAGGGGAGGGCCGCAAGGTTCCTGTCGGGTCACTGGCCATGGCGCGGCTCCAGCAGGCGTATCAACATTCGGCGCTGTTGGTCCTGCGCGCCGAAGAATACCGCCAGAACGCGGATCAGCCCTGCGTCGTCGTCCGTGGTGAACCAGAAGCTGGCCTTGCCAAGGGTCAATTGCCGCAACCCTGGCAGCAGATCATCGTACTGGCTGCCGCGATGCGGGGCTGTTGCGACACGCTGCGTGTCGTCGAATATCTCGATCAGGCGCTGCCCGGTCCGCTTTGCCGCCTCGGCTGGGCTGTCGCCGAACGAGAGGTAGCTCTCGATCAGATGGTCGCGGATCAGGGCAAAGTCGCGCTCAGCCGCCGAAGCGAACTCGATGCGCCAGGTCATTGCGCCGCGGGGTCGCCAGACCGGGATGCAGCGAACACGCCGATACGGCGGCGCATCTCGTCGTTGCTGATGAAGGGCCCGGCGAGGCGTTCCTCCAGCAGAGCTCTTAGGGCTGCCCGTTCCAGACGCTCATCTTCGGCCTTCTGCCGCAGCAGATCGAGCCCATGCTGCACGACGGCGCTAACCGAAGTGAAGCGCCCATCCTGCACCTGCGCGCGGGCAAAGGCATGATGTTCGTCGCTGAGCGAGATCGAGGATTTCACGGTCATGGCACTGCTCCTTGCGCCCTCAATGGTATGACTGGGTGGTATGCCCGTCAAGCTTTCCCGCGGAGACCACAGCAAAGCAGGGCGCCGCTGAGGCGTCCCCGGGCCCGAATTCCAGCCATTTTGGCTGTCAGAACGCTCATCTTTCTATAAAAGAGCAAAACATCCGATAATGCAATCTTATTGGATATTATTCAGGAATGACAGGCGCGGCGGATATTGCAAGTAAAACTAGCATGATACGCCGATACTTGTTAGCGTCCCGCCATGAAAATTGCCGCAAAATCTCCCCTGCCTCCCTCAAATCCTCCGGCATTACCGCGCTGGATCCGGCAGGGCGCTGGCCGCGATGATCTTGAAACAGCGATGTTTTTCGCCGGAGCAGCCCTTGCTGTGCTGGACCCGATAGCCCGGTCCGAGGACCCGCTTGGCATCCTCTGGCGCAAGCGGCTCGCGCTCGCTGCGGCGGTGGCAGTTTCCCAGTTGGAAGGGCGCCGGGAAGGCGAGGCGCAGTTGCGCGACGTCTTCGCCCTGCGCAGACCCGGTGATGATCCCGGCCCTGGCGGGCGTGTGCTGATCGGCTGGCGCGCCTTAGGCGAGGCACGGGCGCTGAGATCAACCGACTGGCCGGTGCGCTTGCCTGGCTTCTTCGATCTGTCGCCTGGGCCGGGCGCGGAGATTTTGCGTGACCTCGGCGCGCGGTTTGTTGGTCGCGCCTTGCCTTTGCGCTTTGCCGCCGAGGCCGCGCGCGAGGTTCTCGTCCTCGGCCCGGCCTATCGCGGCTTAGCGCTCTGGTTGGCGGATGCGCTTTTGGC from Paracoccus aminophilus JCM 7686 carries:
- a CDS encoding type II toxin-antitoxin system RelE/ParE family toxin, with the translated sequence MTWRIEFASAAERDFALIRDHLIESYLSFGDSPAEAAKRTGQRLIEIFDDTQRVATAPHRGSQYDDLLPGLRQLTLGKASFWFTTDDDAGLIRVLAVFFGAQDQQRRMLIRLLEPRHGQ
- a CDS encoding tyrosine-type recombinase/integrase; translated protein: MASDPTGTLRPSPALPDHQPPALRDLAERARSYAEAASSANTRKAYAADWKHFAGWCRREGLDASVPDPQAVGLYITACASGAKSVGGRKNAVSTIERRLSALVWAYTQRGLSLARRDRHIATVLAGIRNSHAAPPRQKEAILPEDLLAMLETCARGTLRGLRDRAMLLVGFAGGLRRSEITGLDAGRGQTEDGRGWIEVLPAGLLVTLRGKTGWREVEIGRGSSAATCPVAALETWLKLARISQGPLFRRITGQGKEPGPLRLNDREVARLVKRAADAAGLRGDLPEKDRPALFSGHSLRAGLASSAEVDERFVQKQLGHASAEMTRRYQRRRDRFRVNLTKAAGL
- a CDS encoding ribbon-helix-helix domain-containing protein; this encodes MTVKSSISLSDEHHAFARAQVQDGRFTSVSAVVQHGLDLLRQKAEDERLERAALRALLEERLAGPFISNDEMRRRIGVFAASRSGDPAAQ
- a CDS encoding DUF1403 family protein; this translates as MKIAAKSPLPPSNPPALPRWIRQGAGRDDLETAMFFAGAALAVLDPIARSEDPLGILWRKRLALAAAVAVSQLEGRREGEAQLRDVFALRRPGDDPGPGGRVLIGWRALGEARALRSTDWPVRLPGFFDLSPGPGAEILRDLGARFVGRALPLRFAAEAAREVLVLGPAYRGLALWLADALLARALGWDRPAPLLASHLPRAAFRLEGEAWVAACASALGRGAVAACDLHIDLTRRATALRAAHLRRPGKDTAAILTALLTEDALAAQAGAEASDRAARRLFDRLTSLGLVRELTGRPTFRLYGL